The genomic region AGGCAGACGCCTGGCTTGAAATCTCCGAACAGATGGGTATAACTGGTTAGTTAACAAACTTACCTTATTGTGGcatgaaataaatttacacGATTTCTAGCCGAAGGATGTTCTAGCAGATGGAGAAGCTTACGAGAACGTTATACCAGAGAACTAAAGCAAGCGGAAATGCTTTCTGAAAGCAATGATGAGGCAAGTTTATGTGTTCAGTGGCCCTTATTTAATTCGCTATCGTTTTTAAGAGATTCCGTTAAGCCACGACAGTAAGTTTACAGTTATACATATGAATTGTGCTTTTACTAATCAAGTTATATTACAGTACCCGTGACTCTAAGGATTCTGCTATTGTTGCGATTAAAAGGAAGAGACGGAAACTTGTCGGCACAGACCATAATGAGGTTTCAGGCGCATGTAAATCTCCAACCTTAGTATGCAAAAAGGAATTTTGTATAGATACAATGTCAATGCCTGCAGATAATGAGCTATTTGCTCGAACAATTGAAGATTGTAGAGAAAAGATGATAATACCAAATGGTAATCAGGAAAAGTTCTTTGAATCACCAGAAACTTGCAGAGATAACATAACGACGTTAAAAACTAatgattcaataaatttatttggtcAAACAGTGGCTGCAATCATTTCGGAAATGAGTCAAGCGAAACAAGCAAAAGCAATGCGGGTATTGTTCAATGctttaataacaattaaaacCGAACCAGAAGAATcctaatacaaatatttaaagataaaatagtattaatttcgtttaaaactaattttaagccaacagaaatgtatataaaaacgaaGGAAAAATGTCCACTAAGTTTACTTTATGAAATCATAACTTTTATAATCGCTGTAagccaaaaattgtttttaaattgcaaTAATTATTGATTTTGAATGAATAAGCATTATTTTTGTTAAGATCTCAACTTTAAGTAAAACTGAACTGAAAACAATAAAGACATGcaaatatatggtacatacatacatgtttggAAATGGATGTGCTCCACTGACttgaaaatcttttataatGTATGGGTGTTCATCGAATTTTCGAATGGCTGAATGTGCAAAGCGTTAGGAATAAAATTAACTCGAACTTTGTCCATATTTCAAAAGGCGCATTCCTTGAAAAGTTCACATTGTTGTATAAGCTATGGAACATAAGAAAGCATTTAAATATACTTATCTAACTTTAACCAAGTTTTTTGTAGAAAACCTTACCACTTTTGCCTTCGAAGTTTT from Bactrocera tryoni isolate S06 chromosome 3, CSIRO_BtryS06_freeze2, whole genome shotgun sequence harbors:
- the LOC120771110 gene encoding uncharacterized protein LOC120771110, giving the protein MSICSGIFDDERLIELVESHEILYNKHCTGYKGAGEKTESWIKIGEELGLTADDCAKRWKSLRERYSRELKLVENNDNFVVEWPLFAALSFLRPFVKQRQGRSTLNEVNDELLIQLVRDHDVLYQKSCLGLTPSSQKADAWLEISEQMGITAEGCSSRWRSLRERYTRELKQAEMLSESNDEASLCVQWPLFNSLSFLRDSVKPRHTRDSKDSAIVAIKRKRRKLVGTDHNEVSGACKSPTLVCKKEFCIDTMSMPADNELFARTIEDCREKMIIPNGNQEKFFESPETCRDNITTLKTNDSINLFGQTVAAIISEMSQAKQAKAMRVLFNALITIKTEPEES